A single Flavobacterium sp. 1 DNA region contains:
- a CDS encoding helix-turn-helix domain-containing protein gives MAKRKENSTNSLNNNVLTKCPMSFTIEMIGGRWKTIILYQLRNEPLRFGQLKKILTFTTEKMLAQQLKQLELDGLVVRDAKEIVPPHVEYYLSEKGKTLLPVLEAMAEWGKVHNQLTMEC, from the coding sequence ATGGCAAAGAGAAAAGAGAATTCAACCAATAGCTTAAACAATAATGTCCTTACTAAATGTCCAATGTCCTTTACCATTGAAATGATTGGTGGAAGATGGAAAACTATTATTCTATATCAACTTCGAAATGAACCATTGCGATTTGGGCAATTGAAAAAAATATTGACATTCACTACAGAGAAAATGCTGGCGCAACAACTAAAACAGTTAGAACTTGATGGCTTGGTTGTGAGAGATGCAAAAGAAATTGTTCCGCCACACGTAGAATATTATTTGTCTGAAAAGGGAAAAACATTACTACCTGTTTTAGAAGCTATGGCAGAGTGGGGTAAAGTTCATAATCAATTGACAATGGAATGTTAG
- a CDS encoding nuclear transport factor 2 family protein has protein sequence MEKIVNLSDVKAVRNMNNIINLHEMMINQRKPDEAVAEFLDPEYIQHDPLLETGAAGLAKFFKQVIDEHPTASWTGQRIIAADDFVWVHSNFRNIFNDDPNDTGIAGVDIFKMNDEGKAIEHWEVLQLVGTPDNAAPWVSPNLKASNTNGIF, from the coding sequence ATGGAAAAAATCGTAAATTTAAGTGATGTTAAGGCTGTTCGCAATATGAACAACATCATCAACCTTCACGAAATGATGATTAACCAAAGAAAGCCAGACGAAGCTGTAGCAGAATTTTTAGATCCTGAATATATCCAACACGACCCTTTATTGGAAACAGGTGCAGCAGGTTTAGCAAAATTCTTCAAACAAGTAATAGATGAACATCCTACTGCTAGTTGGACGGGACAACGAATTATAGCTGCTGACGATTTTGTGTGGGTTCATTCTAACTTCCGAAACATCTTTAATGATGACCCAAATGATACAGGTATTGCCGGGGTAGATATTTTTAAAATGAACGATGAAGGAAAAGCCATTGAACATTGGGAAGTGCTGCAACTTGTTGGCACACCAGATAATGCAGCACCGTGGGTGTCACCCAATCTGAAAGCCTCCAATACAAATGGTATATTTTAA
- a CDS encoding nuclear transport factor 2 family protein, whose amino-acid sequence MENKLEQLLVHHLNEIWNQRDETLRLTAIEKFYTKDFTLFEEGENVTGYDAINHKVSTLLNSFPPIFSIKQLKPIGINNNIGKLDWGVGPEGAPPVATGTDIVIFENGKIKSLYVFLNK is encoded by the coding sequence ATGGAAAATAAATTAGAACAATTACTGGTTCATCATTTAAACGAAATTTGGAATCAGCGTGACGAAACACTTCGGCTTACAGCTATTGAAAAATTTTATACGAAGGACTTTACGTTATTTGAAGAAGGCGAAAACGTAACAGGTTATGATGCTATAAATCATAAAGTAAGTACACTTTTAAATAGTTTTCCTCCCATTTTTTCTATAAAGCAATTAAAACCAATTGGTATTAATAACAATATAGGAAAATTAGATTGGGGTGTTGGTCCAGAGGGTGCTCCTCCAGTAGCAACAGGTACAGACATCGTAATTTTTGAAAACGGAAAAATAAAATCATTATATGTATTTCTAAATAAATAA
- a CDS encoding helix-turn-helix domain-containing protein, giving the protein MSNLSDDFEECQKIRVALNDTLTVIGGKWKLPLITVLLKDGKMQFNQLSRLLGISPRILSKELAELEINMLIVREAKNTKPITVEYSITKYCESLVDIILMLNDWGKKHKETLKQGTAKINN; this is encoded by the coding sequence ATGAGTAACCTATCAGATGATTTTGAAGAGTGCCAAAAAATACGCGTAGCATTGAATGATACACTTACTGTCATTGGTGGGAAATGGAAATTACCTTTAATAACCGTTTTGCTTAAAGACGGGAAAATGCAGTTTAATCAACTGTCTCGTTTATTAGGAATTTCTCCCCGTATATTATCTAAAGAATTGGCAGAACTTGAAATTAATATGCTAATAGTCAGAGAAGCTAAAAATACTAAACCTATTACTGTTGAATATTCTATTACAAAGTATTGTGAATCGCTTGTAGATATAATACTAATGCTTAATGACTGGGGCAAAAAACATAAAGAGACGCTCAAGCAAGGGACTGCAAAAATAAATAACTAA
- a CDS encoding NAD(P)-dependent oxidoreductase codes for MKVLLIGGTGNIGQRILKEALDKEYEVTAVQRKPEALELKHPNLTVIKGDLLNEAELPSLIAGKDVVVSAISLYAGLSPEQFKKAHQNLIDALKKQPQTRIIAVGGGTNNEVAPGVRMLDVEDIMKNIPEEYKPSIFAHGEVQKLYEASGLENWTYFNPAAMIQAGERTGKFRLGTTNLVADENGASSISFEDYAVALVDEIKNKQFVGKPFTIGY; via the coding sequence ATGAAAGTATTATTAATTGGAGGAACGGGCAACATTGGTCAGCGAATATTAAAAGAAGCTCTGGATAAAGAGTATGAAGTAACCGCAGTACAACGCAAACCAGAGGCATTAGAATTGAAACACCCAAATTTAACAGTAATCAAAGGCGACTTGTTGAACGAGGCAGAATTACCGTCTTTAATAGCTGGTAAAGATGTTGTTGTATCTGCAATATCACTTTATGCAGGACTATCACCTGAACAGTTTAAAAAAGCACACCAAAACCTTATTGATGCTTTAAAAAAACAACCGCAAACAAGAATTATTGCCGTGGGAGGAGGTACCAATAATGAGGTTGCACCAGGCGTAAGAATGTTGGATGTTGAAGATATTATGAAAAATATTCCAGAAGAATACAAGCCTTCGATTTTTGCACACGGTGAAGTGCAGAAATTATATGAAGCTTCAGGACTGGAAAACTGGACATATTTTAACCCCGCAGCAATGATACAAGCAGGCGAACGCACAGGTAAATTCAGGTTAGGAACTACTAATCTGGTTGCTGACGAAAACGGTGCAAGCTCTATTTCATTCGAAGATTATGCAGTTGCATTAGTGGATGAAATCAAAAATAAGCAATTTGTAGGCAAACCATTTACCATTGGTTATTAA